One segment of Streptomyces bathyalis DNA contains the following:
- a CDS encoding LpqB family beta-propeller domain-containing protein: protein MAKTTAPYGSWPSPIDAALVASHDGRPDYLGTVGAEVWWTEPRPAEGGRRALMRLSADGGEVRSVLPAPWNVRNRVIEYGGMPWAGTARDEGGPLIVFTHFADQRLYAYEPDMPDRSPRPLTPVAEVIPGGLRWCDPVLVPEGPGGPEVWCVLEEFTGEGPTDLRRVIAAVPLDGSAADDRARVRELTDDASRFVTGPRLSPDGSRVAWLAWDHPAMPWDGTQVKTARVTADGRFEDVRTVAGGPDESVAQVEWAPDGALLMASDESGWWNLQRLDLEASATDPGGRRALCPREEEFAAGLWRIGQKWFEPLEGGLIAALHGRGALRLGVLDPESGELADATGPWTEWAAVASAGTRVFGVAAGPQSSYEVVELDTRTGHSRVVAAHHKDPVDPAHYPQPHERTFTGPDGRDIHAQVYPPRHPGYEAPDGELAPYVVWAHGGPTSRVPLVLDLEIAYFTSRGIGVVEVNYGGSTGYGRAYRNRLREQWGIVDVEDCAAVARQLAAEGEADPARLAVRGGSAGGWTSAASLTSPATEGLYACGTISYPILDLAGWATDETHDFESQYLESLVGDRERFPERYHDRSPLHRADRVGVPFLLLQGLDDVICPPVQCERFVAEVDGSGVPYAYITFEGEGHGFRRAETIIRAVESELSLYAQAFGIDRDDVPVLELNR from the coding sequence ATGGCGAAGACCACGGCACCGTACGGCAGTTGGCCGTCCCCCATCGACGCCGCCCTCGTCGCCTCGCACGACGGGCGGCCCGATTACCTGGGCACTGTCGGCGCAGAGGTGTGGTGGACGGAGCCCCGTCCCGCCGAGGGCGGACGCCGCGCCCTGATGCGGCTGTCCGCGGACGGCGGTGAGGTCCGGTCGGTGCTGCCCGCTCCATGGAACGTGCGCAACCGCGTCATCGAATACGGCGGGATGCCGTGGGCGGGCACCGCCCGCGACGAGGGCGGGCCGCTGATCGTCTTCACCCACTTCGCGGACCAGCGGCTCTACGCCTACGAGCCCGACATGCCCGACCGGTCACCACGCCCCCTCACACCCGTTGCGGAAGTCATCCCCGGCGGGCTGCGCTGGTGCGACCCGGTGCTTGTGCCGGAGGGCCCCGGGGGGCCCGAAGTGTGGTGTGTGCTGGAGGAGTTCACCGGCGAGGGACCCACCGATCTGCGGCGTGTGATCGCGGCCGTGCCGCTGGACGGCTCCGCGGCCGACGACCGTGCCCGCGTGCGCGAACTGACCGACGACGCAAGCAGGTTCGTGACCGGGCCCCGTCTCTCCCCGGACGGCAGCCGCGTCGCCTGGCTCGCCTGGGACCACCCCGCCATGCCTTGGGACGGCACGCAGGTGAAGACGGCCCGTGTGACCGCCGATGGCCGGTTCGAGGATGTACGGACCGTCGCGGGGGGCCCGGACGAGTCGGTCGCGCAGGTCGAATGGGCTCCCGACGGCGCCCTGTTGATGGCCTCCGACGAGTCCGGCTGGTGGAACCTGCAGCGCCTCGACCTCGAGGCGTCCGCCACCGACCCCGGCGGCAGAAGGGCTCTCTGCCCCCGCGAGGAGGAGTTCGCCGCCGGGCTGTGGCGCATCGGGCAGAAGTGGTTCGAGCCTCTGGAGGGCGGCCTCATCGCGGCGCTGCACGGGCGGGGCGCCCTTCGGCTCGGTGTGCTCGACCCGGAAAGCGGTGAACTCGCCGACGCCACCGGCCCCTGGACCGAATGGGCAGCCGTGGCATCAGCCGGCACCCGTGTCTTCGGCGTCGCCGCGGGCCCGCAGAGCTCGTACGAGGTCGTCGAACTCGACACGCGCACCGGCCACAGCAGGGTCGTCGCCGCACACCACAAGGATCCCGTCGACCCGGCTCACTACCCTCAGCCGCACGAACGCACCTTTACCGGCCCCGACGGGCGCGACATCCACGCCCAGGTCTACCCACCGCGCCACCCCGGATACGAGGCGCCCGACGGGGAGTTGGCGCCCTACGTCGTGTGGGCGCACGGAGGCCCGACGAGCCGGGTTCCGCTCGTGCTCGACCTGGAGATCGCCTACTTCACCTCACGTGGCATAGGCGTCGTGGAGGTCAACTACGGCGGATCGACGGGCTACGGGCGTGCCTACCGCAACCGGCTGCGTGAACAGTGGGGCATCGTCGACGTCGAGGACTGTGCCGCGGTGGCACGCCAGTTGGCGGCGGAAGGCGAAGCCGATCCGGCGCGGCTAGCCGTTCGTGGCGGCAGCGCCGGTGGCTGGACCAGCGCCGCCTCCCTCACCTCACCGGCCACCGAGGGCCTCTACGCGTGCGGGACGATCAGCTACCCGATCCTCGACCTCGCCGGCTGGGCCACCGACGAGACCCACGACTTCGAATCGCAGTACCTGGAGTCCCTCGTCGGTGACCGGGAGCGCTTCCCCGAGCGCTACCACGACCGTTCCCCTCTCCACCGCGCCGACCGCGTAGGCGTGCCTTTCCTGCTGCTGCAAGGGCTCGACGACGTGATCTGCCCGCCCGTCCAGTGCGAACGCTTCGTGGCGGAGGTCGACGGCAGCGGCGTCCCGTACGCCTACATCACCTTCGAGGGGGAAGGCCACGGCTTCCGCCGCGCCGAGACGATCATTCGCGCCGTCGAGTCCGAACTCTCCTTGTACGCCCAGGCCTTCGGCATCGACCGCGACGACGTACCGGTACTGGAGCTGAACCGATGA